The following coding sequences lie in one Lolium perenne isolate Kyuss_39 chromosome 2, Kyuss_2.0, whole genome shotgun sequence genomic window:
- the LOC127335461 gene encoding calcium uptake protein, mitochondrial, which produces MAALLRSAARRLTTAPVRRAAFSSAAAPAPANGREGVIAAAAVAAAGSGLGLWLMPPGFADSGDASAGQISPAESAGAGTSAVEERHERRRRFLLGDSYRRRVFFNYEKRIRLLSPPEKIFEYFSSVRKPDGELFMLPADLMRAVVPVFPPSESNIVREGRLRGERDAGELHCAPSKFFALFDTNTDGLISFAEYIFFVTLLSIPESNFSAAFKMFDIDLSGEIDKEEFKKVMALMRSFNRQGAAHRDGLRTGFKVGQSVENGGLVEYFFGNDGNEPLHFDKFTSFMKELHEEVIRLEFSHYDVKSVNTIPAKDFALSMVASADMNHISKLLDRADTLGNDPYLKDVRVTFEEFKAFADLRRRLEPLTMAIFAYGQVNGMLTKQDLQRAAQHVCGVELTDRVVDIIFHVFDTNRDGHLSSEEFLRALQRREADVHQPARRGPVGWLKSSWLPGMLL; this is translated from the exons ATGGCAGCTCTCCTCCGATCCGCCGCACGACGTCTGACGACGGCGCCGGTCCGCCGAGCAGCCTTCTCAAGCGCcgccgcgccggcgccggcgaacgGGCGCGAGGGGGTTATCGCCGCCGCGGCCGTGGCGGCTGCCGGGTCCGGGCTGGGGCTCTGGCTCATGCCCCCGGGGTTCGCCGACTCCGGCGACGCCTCGGCCGGGCAGATCTCGCCGGCCGAATCAGCCGGCGCCGGCACCAGCGCCGTGGAGGAGCGGcacgagaggaggaggaggttccTGCTCGGAG ACTCGTACCGCAGAAGGGTGTTCTTCAACTACGAGAAACGGATCCGGCTACTCAGCCCTCCTGAAAAG ATTTTTGAGTACTTCTCGTCCGTGCGAAAGCCAGACGGGGAGCTGTTCATGTTGCCTGCTGACTTGATGAGAGCAGTAGTTCCCGTCTTCCCTCCATCCGAGTCGAATATCGTAAGAGAAGGGAGACTCAGAGGGGAACGCGACGCAGGAGAATTGCACTGTGCTCCATCCAAGTTCTTCGCCCTGTTCGACACGAACACCGATGGTCTCATCTCGTTCGCTGA GTACATCTTTTTTGTTACATTACTCAGCATTCCAGAGTCAAACTTCAGTGCGGCCTTCAAAATGTTTGACATTGATCTAAGCGG GGAGATAGACAAAGAAGAGTTCAAGAAAGTAATGGCATTGATGCGGTCCTTTAACAGACAAGGAGCTGCCCATAGGGATGGCTTACGTACAGGATTTAAAGTTGGCCAGTCTGTGGAAAATGGTGGGCTGGTTGAGTATTTCTTTGGTAATGATGGGAATGAGCCTCTACACTTTGATAAGTTCACAAGTTTTATGAAGGAATTGCATGAGGAG GTTATTCGTCTAGAATTCAGTCATTATGATGTCAAGTCAGTGAACACTATCCCAGCAAAGGATTTTGCACTGTCCATGGTCGCTTCTGCTGACATGAATCACATAAGCAAACTACTTGATAGAGCTGATACGTTGGGCAATGACCCTTATCTCAAGGACGTACGCGTCACCTTTGAG GAGTTTAAGGCTTTTGCTGATTTACGTCGAAGATTGGAACCTCTGACGATGGCTATATTTGCTTATGGGCAAGTAAATGGGATGTTGACAAAACAGGATCTACAGCGTGCGGCACAGCAT GTCTGTGGTGTTGAATTGACTGACAGAGTGGtggacatcattttccatgtgtttGACACGAACCGTGATGGACACCTGAGCTCTGAGGAGTTTCTGAGAGCGCTGCAAAGACGAGAAGCTGATGTTCACCAGCCAGCGAGACGAGGCCCTGTGGGCTGGTTGAAGAGTTCTTGGCTTCCGGGGATGCTGCTCTAG
- the LOC127335462 gene encoding uncharacterized protein codes for MGSACSRKRGQLVHEDELYSVKFSKSGSFKWLLHTLSRSSSDVLRKAHGPAPGRRPSLVELCVARVRQDISRYSDFSMLPRDLSQQIFNELVECSYLTEELLGAFRDCALQDICLEEYPGVKDAWMEVVASQGQSLLSVDISCSDVTDSGLNLLKDCSNMQSLACNYCDQISEQGLKTVSGLSNLTSLSLKKCAAVTPEGAKAFANLVNLVNLDLERCMNIHGGLVHLKGLTKLETLNMRYCNCITDSDMKYLSDFTNLRELQLSCCKISDRGVSYLKGLSKLSQLNLEGCAVTSACLEVISGMASLVLLNLNRCGIYDEGCENLEGLVKLKVLNLGFNRITDACLVHLKELISLECLNLDSCKIGDEGLLHLKGLLQLRSLELSDTEVGSNGLRHLSGLRNLHSMNLSFTLITDIGLKKIAGLNSLKSINLDNRQITDNGLAALTSLTGLTHLDLFGARITDSGTSCFRYFKGLQSLEVCGGLITDAGVKNIKDLKALTLLNLSQNANLTDITLEIISGLTALVSLNLSNSRVSNAGLHHLKPLQNLRSLFLESCKVTACEIKKIQLAALPNLISVRPE; via the exons ATGGGCAGCGCCTGCTCAAGGAAGAGAGGCCAGCTGGTCCATGAGGATGAACTGTACAGTGTCAAGTTCTCCAAGAGCGGCAGCTTCAAATGGTTGCTGCACACGCTGTCACGCAGCAGCTCCGACGTGCTCCGGAAGGCGCACGGCCCTGCTCCAGGCCGCCGCCCGTCGCTGGTCGAACTTTGCGTGGCCAGAGTCCGTCAG GACATAAGCAGGTATTCGGATTTCTCCATGCTGCCCAGGGATCTTAGCCAGCAGATATTCAATGAATTGGTGGAGTGTAGCTACCTCACTGAGGAGTTGCTGGGAGCTTTTCGCGACTGTGCTTTGCAG GATATTTGTCTGGAGGAGTACCCTGGAGTGAAGGATGCTTGGATGGAAGTAGTCGCTTCTCAAGGGCAATCCTTGCTATCTGTTGACATATCTTGCTCCGATGTGACTGATAGTGGATTGAACCTTCTCAAGGATTGCTCGAATATGCAAAGTTTGGCATGTAATTACTGTGATCAAATCTCTGAACAGGGACTTAAAACAGTTTCAG GCCTCTCAAACTTGACATCGCTGAGCCTTAAGAAATGTGCTGCTGTTACCCCAGAAGGAGCAAAAGCCTTTGCAAACTTAGTTAATTTGGTAAATCTGGACCTTGAGCGATGTATGAATATTCATGGCGGCCTTGTTCATTTGAAAG GTTTGACAAAACTGGAAACACTGAACATGAGATATTGTAACTGCATCACAGATTCAGATATGAAGTATTTATCAG ATTTTACGAATTTGAGAGAGTTACAACTATCTTGCTGCAAAATAAGCGACCGTGGTGTCTCTTATCTGAAAG GTCTATCCAAGCTATCTCAATTAAATCTGGAGGGCTGTGCAGTGACTTCTGCTTGTTTGGAGGTTATATCAG GAATGGCTTCATTGGTCTTGTTGAATCTGAATAGGTGTGGCATATATGATGAAGGCTGTGAGAACTTGGAAG GTCTTGTCAAATTGAAGGTTCTTAATTTAGGGTTCAACCGCATTACAGATGCTTGCTTGGTTCATCTAAAAG AACTGATCAGTTTGGAGTGTTTGAACTTGGACTCATGCAAGATTGGCGATGAGGGGCTACTACACCTAAAAG GCCTTTTGCAGTTAAGAAGTTTGGAACTGTCGGACACTGAAGTCGGGAGCAATGGACTTCGTCATCTCTCTG GTCTTCGCAACTTGCATAGCATGAATCTCTCTTTTACATTGATTACGGATATTGGTTTGAAGAAAATTGCTGGCCTGAATTCACTGAAGTCAATTAATCTTGATAATCGTcaaatcacagacaatggcttaGCTGCTCTTACAA GTCTCACTGGGTTAACGCACCTCGATCTATTTGGAGCTCGTATAACTGATTCTGGGACAAGCTGCTTCAGAT ATTTCAAAGGTCTACAGTCTCTCGAGGTCTGCGGCGGGTTGATCACAGATGCTGGAGTGAAGAATATCAAGGACCTCAAAGCTTTGACGTTGCTCAACCTATCCCAAAATGCAAACCTTACAGACATAACCTTGGAGATTATttcag GCCTGACTGCTCTGGTCTCGCTGAACCTGTCCAACTCCCGGGTGTCCAACGCTGGCCTCCACCATCTGAAGCCGCTGCAGAACCTGCGCTCGCTGTTCCTGGAGTCCTGCAAGGTTACGGCATGCGAGATCAAGAAGATTCAGCTGGCTGCCCTTCCCAACCTGATAAGCGTGCGACCAGAGTAA